A single Epinephelus lanceolatus isolate andai-2023 chromosome 22, ASM4190304v1, whole genome shotgun sequence DNA region contains:
- the LOC117266560 gene encoding uncharacterized protein LOC117266560 isoform X1, whose translation MHVPEYCILRSLNKLVAEHPNCWDQYLQPTMFVLRTKKQLTTQYSPYYLMFGREARYPSEVPDEYDVTEEMVCSLIKTEEICQGLRDQVPVYNKVKANIEAKQQKVRKRKEDRGQADHFKVGDLVLKRNAWQTMRKGDKLEASLVGPYKILKLEEKTAHLVSERGTQSKVNIDHLTHYFQPEERIPAKIRKLIDPTPLAGSNESSHTSVTPPARQPTSCEAQGPPLSADILIRDVWAGRCRTTLWSRLGPYKLYMEDLLYLAPGKELESQIINAYLTMVGRKSGAVIIDSYAMTAVWQGKQRGLKRLALDHDVAAGAVCHEGHWTLIIMYLKEMRSLYLDPFGATQQQIDRCKHVTRALVRQKCPAIGRWTCATLAHPRQQDTTSCGVFVCKLAEQILLAQQIDYAVDQEGVAMLRMDMAKALLANTDDLSQLCRACGEESSGAEMDEWVRRSILVPANVGWTPWMHLGWVTSRSLGEYSVTHSYC comes from the exons ATGTTTGGGAGGGAGGCCAGGTATCCCTCAGAGGTCCCAGATGAGTATGAC GTGACCGAAGAGATGGTCTGCAGCCTCATTAAGACAGAGGAGATCTGCCAGGGACTCAGAGATCAGGTCCCAGTCTACAATAAGGTAAAGGCCAATATCGAGGCCAAACAGCAAAAGGTCCGCAAGAGGAAGGAGGACAGAGGTCAGGCAGACCATTTTAAAGTGGGGGACCTTGTTCTAAAGAGAAATGCATGGCAGACCATGAGAAAAGGGGACAAACTGGAGGCCAGCTTGGTGGGACCTTACAAAATATTAAAGCTGGAGGAGAAGACCGCTCACCTGGTGTCAGAGAGGGGGACACAGTCAAAAGTCAACATTGACCACTTGACTCATTACTTCCAGCCAGAGGAGAGGATCCCTGCCAAAATCAGGAAATTGATTGATCCTACTCCTCTGGCTGGAAGTAATGAGTCAAGTCACACATCAGTCACACCCCCAGCAAGGCAACCCACAAGCTGTGAAGCCCAAGGACCTCCACTCAGTGCAGATATTT TAATCAGAGACGTATGGGCAGGAAGGTGCCGAACCACACTCTGGTCAAGGCTGGGGCCATATAAATTGTATATGGAAGACCTCCTGTACCTGGCCCCAGGAAAGGAATTGGAGAGTCAG ATCATTAACGCATATCTCACAATGGTTGGGAGGAAGAGTGGTGCGGTCATTATAGACAGCTATGCAATGACCGCAGTGTGGCAGGGCAAACAGAGAGGCTTGAAACGG TTGGCCCTTGATCATGATGTGGCTGCAGGAGCAGTCTGTCATGAAGGACACTGGACACTCATT ATCATGTACCTGAAGGAGATGAGGTCCTTATACCTTGATCCGTTCGGTGCCACTCAGCAACAGATTGACAGGTGTAAACATGTAACAAG GGCACTGGTTCGCCAGAAGTGTCCTGCTATCGGGAGGTGGACATGTGCTACATTGGCCCATCCTAGACAGCAGGACACAACATCATGTGGGGTGTTTGTGTGCAAG CTTGCAGAGCAGATTTTGTTGGCCCAGCAGATTGACTATGCAGTGGACCAGGAGGGTGTGGCCATGCTAAGGATGGACATGGCTAAAGCTTTGCTGGCAAATACAG ATGACCTATCCCAGCTGTGTCGGGCTTGTGGGGAGGAAAGCTCTGGGGCTGAGATGGACGAGTGGGTAAGGAGATCAATTCTTGTCCCAGCCAACGTCGGTTGGACGCCTTGGATGCACCTTGGATGGGTTACCTCACGGTCACTGGGTGAATACTCAGTCACACACAGCTATTGTTAA
- the LOC117266560 gene encoding uncharacterized protein LOC117266560 isoform X2 produces MFVLRTKKQLTTQYSPYYLMFGREARYPSEVPDEYDVTEEMVCSLIKTEEICQGLRDQVPVYNKVKANIEAKQQKVRKRKEDRGQADHFKVGDLVLKRNAWQTMRKGDKLEASLVGPYKILKLEEKTAHLVSERGTQSKVNIDHLTHYFQPEERIPAKIRKLIDPTPLAGSNESSHTSVTPPARQPTSCEAQGPPLSADILIRDVWAGRCRTTLWSRLGPYKLYMEDLLYLAPGKELESQIINAYLTMVGRKSGAVIIDSYAMTAVWQGKQRGLKRLALDHDVAAGAVCHEGHWTLIIMYLKEMRSLYLDPFGATQQQIDRCKHVTRALVRQKCPAIGRWTCATLAHPRQQDTTSCGVFVCKLAEQILLAQQIDYAVDQEGVAMLRMDMAKALLANTDDLSQLCRACGEESSGAEMDEWVRRSILVPANVGWTPWMHLGWVTSRSLGEYSVTHSYC; encoded by the exons ATGTTTGGGAGGGAGGCCAGGTATCCCTCAGAGGTCCCAGATGAGTATGAC GTGACCGAAGAGATGGTCTGCAGCCTCATTAAGACAGAGGAGATCTGCCAGGGACTCAGAGATCAGGTCCCAGTCTACAATAAGGTAAAGGCCAATATCGAGGCCAAACAGCAAAAGGTCCGCAAGAGGAAGGAGGACAGAGGTCAGGCAGACCATTTTAAAGTGGGGGACCTTGTTCTAAAGAGAAATGCATGGCAGACCATGAGAAAAGGGGACAAACTGGAGGCCAGCTTGGTGGGACCTTACAAAATATTAAAGCTGGAGGAGAAGACCGCTCACCTGGTGTCAGAGAGGGGGACACAGTCAAAAGTCAACATTGACCACTTGACTCATTACTTCCAGCCAGAGGAGAGGATCCCTGCCAAAATCAGGAAATTGATTGATCCTACTCCTCTGGCTGGAAGTAATGAGTCAAGTCACACATCAGTCACACCCCCAGCAAGGCAACCCACAAGCTGTGAAGCCCAAGGACCTCCACTCAGTGCAGATATTT TAATCAGAGACGTATGGGCAGGAAGGTGCCGAACCACACTCTGGTCAAGGCTGGGGCCATATAAATTGTATATGGAAGACCTCCTGTACCTGGCCCCAGGAAAGGAATTGGAGAGTCAG ATCATTAACGCATATCTCACAATGGTTGGGAGGAAGAGTGGTGCGGTCATTATAGACAGCTATGCAATGACCGCAGTGTGGCAGGGCAAACAGAGAGGCTTGAAACGG TTGGCCCTTGATCATGATGTGGCTGCAGGAGCAGTCTGTCATGAAGGACACTGGACACTCATT ATCATGTACCTGAAGGAGATGAGGTCCTTATACCTTGATCCGTTCGGTGCCACTCAGCAACAGATTGACAGGTGTAAACATGTAACAAG GGCACTGGTTCGCCAGAAGTGTCCTGCTATCGGGAGGTGGACATGTGCTACATTGGCCCATCCTAGACAGCAGGACACAACATCATGTGGGGTGTTTGTGTGCAAG CTTGCAGAGCAGATTTTGTTGGCCCAGCAGATTGACTATGCAGTGGACCAGGAGGGTGTGGCCATGCTAAGGATGGACATGGCTAAAGCTTTGCTGGCAAATACAG ATGACCTATCCCAGCTGTGTCGGGCTTGTGGGGAGGAAAGCTCTGGGGCTGAGATGGACGAGTGGGTAAGGAGATCAATTCTTGTCCCAGCCAACGTCGGTTGGACGCCTTGGATGCACCTTGGATGGGTTACCTCACGGTCACTGGGTGAATACTCAGTCACACACAGCTATTGTTAA